TTTTTCTGAAGGCTTCAAACTTACCAGCCATAAGGATCCCCGTTTCTTCCAATTCCCGGTCCATAGAATCAAGGCCTGTTTTGATAAGATAAAAGGCAATAGGGAAAAGCCCGAATGACATCACCATTATAACACCTTTTAAGCTGTATATATTAAAAAAATCTTTAAAAAAACTATTTATGTTTATCCATGCCAGGGCAATTATATACAGCGGAATCAATAAAGGAATTATAAATAACGTGTTAAATATTTTTCTGCCCGGTAAATTTGTCCGGCTTATTAAAAATGCAAGAGGTAATGCAATGGCTGTAGAAAATAAACCCGTAAAAACACCTATTACAAGACTTTTTCCCAATAAAATAACCTGGCGTTCATTTAACAGCAGTATATTTAGTAAATTATTTTCAAAGACAGCCTCTATCAAGCTATAAAATAACGGCACGAAAATCACAAATGTTGATAATATAGCTATTATTGATATAAATCTTTTCTTTACCATATTACTTTATGAATACCTCCTGCAAAAATTTACCGGAGTTTTCAATCCTTTCGGCCACTTTTTCAAAATCAACGCTCATGGTTAGAATACTTTTATAATCCCTGACATTTTCAGGCTTATTAACATCAGGCCTCAGGGGCATTTGTGCTGATTGAGAGAACGCAAGTTTTCCTTCCACCTCTTTTGATAAAATATAATCAATTAATTTTCCAGCATTTTCCGTATTCCTTGCCCCTTTTATCAAAGACACCGTATTTGGAAAAACAAATGTCCCCATTCCTTCCTGGTCGGGATAAATTATTTTTACAGGGTAACCATCGAGTATCCCGATATTCGCGTCATCGGTATCCGTAAGCCCTGCCGGTATTTCACCGCTTGCGACCCTGTCTTTCACAACCGAATTCCCATCAACAACTATCGCGTTATTTTCTTTTAACTTTGTGAAATATTCTTTTGCCTTTTCATCTCCCCATAATTCAAAAAGCGCGGCGCACTGCGCGGAATATGTCCCAAAAAGCGGGTTTGTTACCGCGAATTTCCCTTTCCATTTCTTGTCAGTAAAATCCAAATTTGATTTCGGCGCGTCCGATTCTTTAACAAGTGCGCTATTATAAATAATGACCCTCGCCCTTGCCGCGAACCCTGTCCATGTGTTATCTTTATCCTGGAACATCTCAGGAATATCTTCAGCCGAAGGTGATTTATAAGAATCAAGTATCCCTTTCTTTTTCAGGACTATCGTCCGGATAATCTCATTATTCCAGAAAACATCGCACTGCGGATTATCTTTTTCTGAAATTAACCTGTTCACCAATCCGACTGTCTTCGTCGCCTCTGTGTCATATAACGCCTTGACCTTTATCCCTGAATTTTTCTCAAATTCCTTCAAAATCGGCTCGCTGTAAACCTGGTCATGGGCGACGTAAATGATAACTTCCTGTTTTTTGGAACAGGAAGAAATAAGAATCAATAGAAAAAATAATAAAATTTTAAATTTAGTAATTCTTTCACAGATATTTTTCATAATACCTACTGTTCCTTAATTTCCTTCAAAACTTCAGATTCCAAAATAACATCATCACTTTTTATGATTAACGAATCCTTAAAACTAAAACCTCTACAAACATAACCAATCTTTTCCTTCAACTGTTTACCTGAAATAAATTCAATTGAAACTATATAGCCAGAATCACTTTTTATCTTAAAAGAAAACATTATTGAATCATTAGGTTTTATATTTTTAAAAGTAAATTTTTGCCGGCATACTTCAATTGTTCCGCTGACAATTTCTTTATCAGCTTTATTAATCAATCTAACCTCTCCA
The bacterium genome window above contains:
- a CDS encoding extracellular solute-binding protein — encoded protein: MKNICERITKFKILLFFLLILISSCSKKQEVIIYVAHDQVYSEPILKEFEKNSGIKVKALYDTEATKTVGLVNRLISEKDNPQCDVFWNNEIIRTIVLKKKGILDSYKSPSAEDIPEMFQDKDNTWTGFAARARVIIYNSALVKESDAPKSNLDFTDKKWKGKFAVTNPLFGTYSAQCAALFELWGDEKAKEYFTKLKENNAIVVDGNSVVKDRVASGEIPAGLTDTDDANIGILDGYPVKIIYPDQEGMGTFVFPNTVSLIKGARNTENAGKLIDYILSKEVEGKLAFSQSAQMPLRPDVNKPENVRDYKSILTMSVDFEKVAERIENSGKFLQEVFIK